One window from the genome of Deltaproteobacteria bacterium encodes:
- the murA gene encoding UDP-N-acetylglucosamine 1-carboxyvinyltransferase encodes MDRLKIEGGQPLSGTVRTSGAKNAALPILAATLLCEGEHELRNVPDLADVRTMIRLLSRCGAYAHRGSGRAKDRVIVEVDRDVLPVAEYDLVKTMRASVVVLGPLLARWGRARVSLPGGCAIGARPIDQHLKGLEALGARIELAHGYVEAQARRLTGGRVAFDMPTVTGTENVLMAAVLARGSSVLENAAREPEIVDLADFLRGLGAKITGDGTGRIEVEGVQPGDLRPAPHAILPDRIEAATFGVAAAITGGEVTVAGCRPEHLGAVLDRLEEAGARVQRGADSFTVNAPRRPRPVQLRTAPHPGFPTDMQAQLMALCTVASGDSSIQETVFENRFMHVSELARMGARIQVDGRTAIVHGVKSLSGAQVMATDLRASASLVIAALRAEGPTTVHRVYHLDRGYEQIEKKLRGLGANIRRLRAR; translated from the coding sequence ATGGATCGGCTGAAGATCGAAGGTGGACAGCCCCTCTCCGGAACCGTTCGCACCAGCGGGGCGAAGAACGCCGCCCTGCCCATCCTCGCCGCCACCCTCCTCTGCGAGGGGGAGCACGAGCTGCGCAACGTCCCCGATCTCGCCGACGTCCGGACGATGATCCGCCTGCTCTCGCGCTGCGGCGCCTACGCCCACCGCGGCAGCGGCCGGGCGAAGGATCGGGTGATCGTGGAGGTCGACCGCGACGTCCTGCCCGTCGCCGAGTACGACCTGGTGAAGACCATGCGCGCCTCGGTGGTGGTGCTCGGCCCCCTGCTGGCCCGCTGGGGCCGGGCGCGGGTCTCGCTGCCCGGCGGCTGCGCCATCGGCGCCCGCCCGATCGACCAGCACCTCAAGGGGCTCGAGGCCCTGGGCGCCCGGATCGAGCTGGCCCACGGCTACGTCGAGGCCCAGGCCCGGCGCCTGACCGGCGGCCGGGTGGCCTTCGACATGCCCACGGTCACCGGCACCGAGAACGTGCTCATGGCCGCCGTCCTGGCCCGGGGCAGCAGCGTCCTGGAGAACGCGGCGCGGGAGCCCGAGATCGTCGACCTCGCCGACTTCCTCCGGGGCCTGGGCGCAAAGATCACGGGTGACGGCACCGGCCGGATCGAGGTCGAGGGGGTCCAGCCCGGGGATCTGCGCCCGGCACCCCACGCCATCCTCCCGGACCGGATCGAGGCCGCCACCTTCGGGGTGGCCGCCGCCATCACCGGCGGTGAGGTCACCGTGGCCGGCTGCCGCCCGGAGCACCTCGGCGCGGTCCTCGACCGCCTCGAGGAGGCGGGCGCCCGCGTCCAGCGCGGCGCGGACAGCTTCACGGTGAACGCGCCCCGCCGGCCCCGCCCGGTGCAGCTCCGCACCGCGCCCCACCCCGGCTTCCCCACCGACATGCAGGCCCAGCTCATGGCGCTGTGCACGGTGGCCTCGGGCGACTCCTCGATCCAGGAGACGGTCTTCGAGAACCGCTTCATGCACGTCTCGGAGCTGGCCCGGATGGGCGCGAGGATCCAGGTCGACGGCCGCACCGCCATCGTGCACGGCGTGAAGTCCCTCTCGGGCGCCCAGGTGATGGCGACCGACCTGCGGGCGAGCGCCAGCCTGGTCATCGCCGCGCTGCGCGCCGAGGGCCCGACCACCGTGCACCGGGTCTACCACCTCGACCGGGGCTACGAGCAGATCGAGAAGAAGCTGCGGGGACTCGGCGCGAACATCCGGCGCCTGCGCGCCCGCTGA
- a CDS encoding ATP-binding protein, whose amino-acid sequence MLEALLAALPDGILSVDAEGRLATLNPAARELLPGELSEGDRLAEAVPALAPLLARAVEEPLRGSVLLGGSPVEVRGAPLPAGGAVLSLRPPGQLDRRAHEAAEASRWASLAAGLAHELRNPLAGIEGAATLLARSVEGELAPLAEVVTKESRRIEGLVTGLMDLARPRPPEPRPTDLHRLLEEVLRLTEASLPAGLRIERRFDPSLPPLEVDPEHLTQVLHNLLRNAVEVLAPAGEGRITVSTGVALGLRSGPPHARRSMARLVVRDSGPGFDPRVLEQPFTPFVTTKPSGTGLGLALCRRLIEAQQGLIELANDPAGGARVQLVLPLSAQP is encoded by the coding sequence ATGCTCGAGGCGCTCCTCGCCGCTCTCCCCGACGGGATCCTCTCGGTGGACGCCGAGGGGCGGCTGGCGACCCTGAACCCCGCTGCCCGCGAGCTCTTGCCCGGCGAGCTCTCCGAGGGCGATCGGTTGGCCGAGGCCGTGCCGGCCCTGGCGCCCCTCCTGGCCCGCGCCGTGGAGGAGCCCCTCCGGGGGAGCGTGCTCCTCGGGGGTTCACCGGTGGAGGTGCGGGGGGCGCCCCTGCCCGCCGGCGGCGCGGTGCTCTCCCTGCGGCCGCCCGGGCAGCTCGATCGCCGGGCCCACGAGGCCGCCGAGGCCAGCCGCTGGGCCTCCCTGGCCGCCGGCCTGGCCCACGAGCTGCGCAACCCCCTCGCCGGGATCGAGGGCGCCGCCACCCTCCTCGCCCGCTCGGTGGAGGGCGAGCTGGCCCCTCTGGCCGAGGTCGTCACCAAGGAGTCGCGCCGCATCGAGGGCCTGGTGACCGGCCTGATGGACCTCGCGCGGCCCCGCCCGCCGGAGCCGCGGCCCACCGACCTCCACCGCCTGCTGGAGGAGGTCCTCCGGCTCACCGAGGCCAGCCTGCCCGCCGGGCTGCGGATCGAGCGGCGCTTCGATCCCTCCCTGCCGCCCCTCGAGGTCGACCCCGAGCACCTGACCCAGGTGCTGCACAACCTGCTGCGCAACGCCGTGGAGGTGCTGGCCCCGGCGGGAGAGGGCCGCATCACGGTGAGCACCGGGGTCGCGCTGGGCCTGCGCTCCGGTCCCCCCCACGCCCGCCGCAGCATGGCCCGCCTGGTGGTCCGCGACAGCGGCCCGGGCTTCGACCCCCGGGTGCTCGAGCAGCCCTTCACCCCCTTCGTGACCACCAAGCCCTCCGGGACCGGCCTGGGGCTGGCCCTCTGCCGGCGCCTGATCGAGGCCCAGCAGGGGCTGATCGAGCTCGCCAACGACCCGGCGGGGGGCGCGAGGGTGCAGCTCGTCCTGCCCCTCTCGGCGCAGCCATGA
- a CDS encoding site-2 protease family protein, which produces MDEGGIKVGRLLGFPVQIHPSALILGFILMMPYVRAGQGTIALYLVAAIALSILLHELGHALVIRALGWESVIVLHGFGGVTLSRSRPSPGQQIGVSLAGPAVNFALLAGAFVGLLFFSTGAVAQFLDILFMVNLFLGVFNVLPIVPLDGGQAFRSVLRIFTPRRADVAAAWVSMALTVPILAWAASQRSLFMGLIALFLVFTNWKTATGQE; this is translated from the coding sequence ATGGACGAAGGCGGTATCAAGGTCGGTCGGCTGCTGGGCTTCCCGGTCCAGATCCACCCGAGCGCCCTGATCCTGGGCTTCATCCTGATGATGCCCTACGTCCGCGCCGGGCAGGGGACGATCGCCCTCTACCTGGTGGCGGCCATCGCCCTGTCGATCCTGCTCCACGAGCTGGGCCACGCCCTGGTCATCCGCGCCCTGGGCTGGGAGTCGGTGATCGTCCTCCACGGCTTCGGCGGAGTGACCCTCTCCCGCTCCCGCCCCTCCCCCGGTCAGCAGATCGGCGTCAGCCTGGCCGGCCCGGCCGTGAACTTCGCGCTCCTGGCCGGCGCCTTCGTCGGGCTGCTCTTCTTCTCCACCGGAGCGGTGGCGCAGTTCCTCGACATCCTCTTCATGGTCAACCTCTTCCTGGGCGTCTTCAACGTCCTGCCGATCGTCCCCCTGGACGGAGGGCAGGCCTTCCGCTCGGTGCTGCGGATCTTCACCCCGCGCCGGGCCGACGTCGCCGCCGCCTGGGTCTCGATGGCCCTGACCGTGCCGATCCTCGCCTGGGCCGCCTCCCAGCGCTCGCTCTTCATGGGCCTGATCGCCCTCTTCCTCGTCTTCACCAACTGGAAGACGGCGACGGGGCAGGAGTAG
- the dusB gene encoding tRNA dihydrouridine synthase DusB produces MPAPPPAAPLRIGSLELSGRFFLAPLAGVSDWPFRVLAREQGASLAYTEMVSSEGLTRGGDRTHSYLERPADEAPFAVQLFGAHPPTMARAAAEVEQLGADLIDINAGCPVKKVCRGGSGASLLQEPTKLAEVIAAMVAAVSVPVQVKVRLGWDVHSINVVEVARLAHEAGAAAIAIHGRTRSQAYEGHADWGPIARVKAEVPGLVVIGNGDVTDAPTALRRLAESGVDAVMIGRGACGNPWIFREIDALLAGRPVSGPTPAEWRSVIRRHLAALIERRGGDERRAVREFRGHLGWYSRGRPGASAFRAGIAELHTSLDVERALDLHFPPEAFGSGGRPEAPTLDPAEALDVGPLSRAWG; encoded by the coding sequence ATGCCGGCCCCCCCTCCAGCCGCGCCCCTGCGCATCGGTAGCCTCGAGCTCTCCGGCCGCTTCTTCCTGGCCCCCCTGGCCGGGGTGAGCGACTGGCCCTTCCGCGTCCTGGCCCGGGAGCAGGGGGCCTCCCTCGCCTACACCGAGATGGTCTCCTCGGAGGGCCTGACCCGCGGAGGGGACCGCACCCACAGCTACCTCGAGCGCCCCGCCGACGAGGCGCCCTTCGCGGTGCAGCTCTTCGGGGCGCACCCGCCGACCATGGCCCGGGCGGCCGCCGAGGTGGAGCAGCTCGGGGCGGACCTCATCGACATCAACGCCGGCTGCCCGGTGAAGAAGGTCTGCCGGGGGGGCAGCGGCGCCTCGCTGCTCCAGGAGCCCACGAAGCTCGCCGAGGTGATCGCCGCGATGGTGGCGGCGGTCTCGGTGCCGGTGCAGGTGAAGGTGCGCCTCGGCTGGGACGTCCACTCGATCAACGTCGTCGAGGTCGCCCGCCTGGCCCACGAGGCCGGCGCCGCGGCCATCGCCATCCACGGCCGCACCCGCTCGCAGGCCTACGAGGGCCACGCGGACTGGGGGCCCATCGCGAGGGTGAAGGCCGAGGTGCCCGGGCTCGTGGTGATCGGGAACGGGGACGTCACCGACGCGCCCACCGCCCTGCGGCGGCTGGCCGAGAGCGGCGTCGACGCCGTGATGATCGGCCGGGGCGCCTGCGGCAACCCCTGGATCTTCCGCGAGATCGACGCGCTCCTCGCCGGTCGGCCCGTGAGCGGCCCCACCCCCGCGGAGTGGCGGAGCGTCATCCGGCGCCACCTCGCGGCCCTCATCGAGCGGCGCGGCGGGGACGAGCGGCGGGCGGTGCGCGAGTTCCGCGGCCACCTGGGCTGGTACAGCCGGGGCCGCCCCGGGGCCAGCGCCTTCCGCGCCGGGATCGCCGAGCTGCACACCTCCCTCGACGTCGAGCGCGCCCTCGACCTCCACTTCCCCCCCGAGGCCTTCGGCAGCGGCGGGCGGCCGGAGGCCCCGACCCTCGACCCCGCGGAGGCCCTGGACGTGGGACCCCTCTCCCGGGCGTGGGGGTAG
- a CDS encoding diguanylate cyclase — translation MTVISATGLPTSQDFNGRKILVVDDDPAAIRFIQEGLGSGYDFLSANDGEAALAAVRDNLPDIILCDVEMPKMNGLEVCRILKNNRRFSFIPFILMTAREESSFKVEGLDLGADDYLIKPLNLFELAARVRSMLRIKSLQDELISTNARLQDINEKLHELSMTDTLTGLYNRLFFTKRFAYEFQRSDRYRSPLTCVMIDIDHFKQVNDTHGHQVGDTVLKGVSKVLTAALRKVDILARYGGEEIVVVLPETPLERGAEVAERLRKSVAEAKFEHDGLAKPVGVTISVGVSAIPDETIKNDDDLLRVADAALYRAKEQGRNRVEIGA, via the coding sequence GTGACCGTCATCTCAGCAACCGGCCTGCCCACCTCCCAGGACTTCAACGGGCGCAAGATCCTGGTCGTCGACGACGACCCGGCGGCGATCCGCTTCATCCAGGAAGGCCTTGGCTCCGGGTACGACTTCCTCTCCGCCAACGACGGCGAGGCCGCCCTGGCCGCGGTGCGGGACAACCTCCCCGACATCATCCTCTGCGATGTCGAGATGCCCAAGATGAACGGGCTGGAGGTCTGCCGGATCCTGAAGAACAACCGGCGCTTCTCCTTCATCCCCTTCATCCTGATGACCGCGCGCGAGGAGTCCTCCTTCAAGGTCGAGGGCCTCGACCTCGGCGCGGACGACTACCTCATCAAGCCCTTGAACCTCTTCGAGCTCGCGGCGCGCGTCCGCTCGATGCTCCGGATCAAGAGCCTGCAGGACGAGCTGATCTCCACCAACGCCCGGCTGCAGGACATCAACGAGAAGCTCCACGAGCTCTCGATGACCGACACCCTCACCGGGCTCTACAACCGGCTCTTCTTCACCAAGCGCTTCGCCTACGAGTTCCAGCGCTCCGATCGCTACCGCTCGCCGCTGACCTGCGTGATGATCGACATCGATCACTTCAAGCAGGTCAACGACACCCACGGGCACCAGGTGGGCGACACCGTGCTCAAGGGGGTCTCGAAGGTCCTGACCGCCGCGCTGCGCAAGGTCGACATCCTGGCCCGCTACGGCGGGGAGGAGATCGTCGTGGTCCTGCCCGAGACGCCCCTCGAGCGGGGCGCCGAGGTGGCCGAGCGCCTGCGCAAGTCGGTGGCCGAGGCGAAGTTCGAGCACGACGGCCTCGCGAAGCCGGTCGGGGTGACCATCTCGGTGGGGGTCTCGGCGATCCCCGACGAGACGATCAAGAACGACGACGATCTGCTCCGGGTGGCGGACGCCGCGCTCTACCGGGCGAAGGAGCAGGGCCGCAATCGAGTCGAGATCGGGGCCTGA
- the prmC gene encoding peptide chain release factor N(5)-glutamine methyltransferase encodes MTAGSPAGSWTVKELLGWTTPFFEKKGASSPRLDAELLLAEVLSCERLQLYLDHDRPVDEDERAAFRRLVERRAAGEPVAYLLGRREFYGRSFRIDSRVLVPRPETELLVDAALALIPGGGQDPVLDLCSGSGCIGVTLAAERPTLSVVAVELSPDAAALARENAEQLGVSERYEQREGDLFEALAEGERFAALTANPPYIAPASWEGLPPEVRHEPRMALLAPEEGLALSRRILREGRAFLLPGGHLLLEHGEEQGPTLRAEALALGWSAAEVRRDLAGHDRLLVARA; translated from the coding sequence GTGACCGCCGGCTCCCCCGCGGGCAGCTGGACGGTGAAGGAGCTGCTGGGCTGGACGACGCCCTTCTTCGAGAAGAAGGGGGCGAGCAGCCCGCGCCTCGACGCCGAGCTGCTCCTGGCCGAGGTGCTCTCCTGCGAGCGCCTCCAGCTCTACCTCGATCACGACCGCCCGGTGGACGAGGACGAGCGGGCCGCCTTCCGCCGCCTGGTCGAGCGCCGGGCCGCCGGCGAGCCGGTGGCCTACCTCCTGGGGCGGCGCGAGTTCTACGGCCGGAGCTTCCGGATCGACAGCCGGGTGCTGGTGCCCCGCCCCGAGACCGAGCTGCTGGTCGACGCCGCCCTCGCCCTGATCCCCGGTGGTGGGCAGGACCCGGTGCTCGATCTCTGCAGCGGCAGCGGGTGCATCGGCGTCACCCTCGCCGCCGAGCGCCCCACCCTCTCGGTGGTGGCCGTGGAGCTCTCGCCGGACGCCGCGGCCCTGGCCCGCGAGAACGCCGAGCAGCTCGGCGTGAGCGAGCGCTACGAGCAGCGGGAGGGCGACCTCTTCGAGGCCCTCGCCGAGGGCGAGCGCTTCGCGGCCCTGACCGCGAACCCGCCCTACATCGCTCCGGCGAGCTGGGAGGGCCTGCCCCCGGAGGTGCGGCACGAGCCGCGGATGGCCCTGCTGGCCCCGGAGGAGGGCCTCGCCCTCTCCCGGCGGATCCTGCGGGAGGGCAGAGCCTTCCTCCTCCCCGGAGGGCACCTCCTCCTCGAGCACGGCGAGGAGCAGGGCCCGACCCTGCGCGCCGAGGCCCTCGCGCTCGGCTGGAGCGCAGCCGAGGTCCGGCGGGACCTGGCGGGACACGATCGGCTCCTGGTGGCGCGGGCCTGA
- a CDS encoding tetratricopeptide repeat protein, whose product MDETLKHLLALGRSHYQRKEFGRAERYLTQVVERTQSFADVYNMLGVIFHDQGQFAKARRAFEAALRLNPGYTEAALNLAVIYNDMGKYQEAKEVYTSALSKSASAPGEMDPFVKGKISNMYADIGDVFASSGLWQEAIREYRHALDLCPTFVDIRMKLASALRDAGEKEEAVAELQMAVEQKPGYLAGQIALGVALYSAGRVDEAVASWEAVLDANPGNRTAEMYLSLVKSGADADAVVKAGASDEPGSTG is encoded by the coding sequence ATGGATGAGACGCTGAAGCACCTCCTCGCGCTGGGTCGTAGCCACTATCAACGCAAGGAGTTCGGCCGCGCCGAACGCTACCTCACCCAGGTCGTCGAGCGGACCCAGAGCTTCGCCGACGTCTACAACATGCTGGGCGTGATCTTCCACGACCAGGGGCAGTTCGCGAAGGCCCGCCGGGCCTTCGAGGCCGCCCTGCGGCTGAACCCGGGCTACACCGAGGCCGCCCTGAACCTGGCCGTGATCTACAACGACATGGGGAAGTATCAGGAGGCCAAGGAGGTTTACACCTCGGCCCTCTCGAAGAGCGCCTCGGCGCCCGGAGAGATGGATCCCTTCGTCAAGGGGAAGATCTCCAACATGTACGCGGACATCGGAGACGTCTTCGCATCGAGCGGCCTCTGGCAGGAGGCCATCCGCGAGTACCGCCATGCCCTCGACCTCTGCCCCACCTTCGTCGACATCCGGATGAAGCTGGCCTCCGCCCTGCGGGACGCCGGCGAGAAGGAAGAGGCGGTGGCCGAGCTGCAGATGGCGGTCGAGCAGAAGCCCGGCTACCTGGCCGGCCAGATCGCGCTGGGCGTCGCCCTCTACTCGGCGGGCCGGGTGGACGAGGCGGTGGCCTCCTGGGAGGCGGTGCTGGACGCCAACCCCGGCAACCGCACCGCCGAGATGTACCTGAGCCTGGTGAAGTCCGGCGCCGACGCCGACGCGGTCGTGAAGGCCGGGGCCTCGGACGAGCCGGGCAGCACCGGCTGA
- the bamD gene encoding outer membrane protein assembly factor BamD translates to MRTSQPVAGPKAPLLALLLLLGAAACASGPKITPTPGTAGYDQAAEALYESARKALDSSDYLHAASRFQEVRAKFPYTKYGPLAELGLADTAFAEGKYLEAVDGYRAFVRARPTHEEADYASYRIVQALAKEAPSDFFLFPPSHEKDLAEVRQAVASADRFLSAYPESEYRKDGEELRTSLRRRLADHELYVAGFYRRKGKWNGVATRLERLLQDFPGVGLDSQARVALAEAYLEVEPPRLEEARAQLEQAGELAEEPGLAAKAKQLRYRIENPPAAEPAKEEAPEESEAPVTPAGEAVDVDVDVHVDGEDPGAGE, encoded by the coding sequence ATGCGTACTTCCCAGCCCGTTGCCGGTCCGAAGGCCCCCCTCCTCGCCCTCCTGCTCCTGCTCGGCGCGGCCGCCTGCGCCAGCGGCCCGAAGATCACCCCGACCCCCGGCACCGCCGGCTACGATCAGGCCGCCGAGGCCCTCTACGAGTCCGCCCGCAAGGCGCTCGACTCGAGCGACTACCTCCACGCGGCCTCGCGCTTCCAGGAGGTGCGGGCGAAGTTCCCCTACACGAAGTACGGGCCCCTGGCCGAGCTCGGCCTTGCCGACACGGCCTTCGCCGAGGGCAAGTACCTCGAGGCGGTCGACGGCTACCGGGCCTTCGTGCGGGCGCGGCCCACCCACGAGGAGGCGGACTACGCCTCCTACCGGATCGTCCAGGCGCTGGCGAAGGAGGCCCCCTCGGACTTCTTCCTCTTCCCTCCCTCCCACGAGAAGGACCTCGCCGAGGTGAGGCAGGCGGTGGCCTCCGCGGACCGCTTCCTCTCGGCCTACCCCGAGAGCGAGTATCGCAAGGACGGCGAGGAGCTGCGCACGAGCCTGCGCCGGCGGCTCGCCGACCACGAGCTCTACGTCGCGGGCTTCTACCGCCGGAAGGGCAAGTGGAACGGCGTCGCCACGCGCCTCGAGCGGCTCCTGCAGGACTTCCCCGGGGTCGGGCTCGATAGCCAGGCCCGGGTGGCCCTGGCCGAGGCCTACCTGGAGGTCGAGCCGCCGCGCCTCGAGGAGGCGCGCGCCCAGCTCGAGCAGGCCGGGGAGCTGGCGGAGGAGCCGGGGCTGGCGGCGAAGGCGAAGCAGCTCCGCTATCGGATCGAGAATCCGCCGGCGGCGGAGCCGGCGAAGGAAGAGGCGCCGGAGGAGAGCGAGGCGCCCGTCACTCCCGCGGGAGAGGCCGTGGACGTGGACGTGGACGTGCACGTGGACGGGGAGGATCCAGGCGCCGGAGAATGA
- a CDS encoding cytochrome c family protein, whose product MRAQQLLPLSTRLAAGLSLLLLALPACKTPAGGADEVPAASHDTPVRLVVLSDLRGYLEPCGCVQDMLGGLARTAGRIEALSREGPTLFLDAGHTLGGGEAESGADAGAAEVQARAKHQTIIDVLRQLDVHTVVAPSDRKLLPSLARRWDEAELSEPGNAVNAQIFPLGSERILVAQAALDDLPESGKSDRVLAGRIRRLIASAIGTGARPDFSVLLMTTGAATARRIAPLVEGGVDLIVVSGYDSVKDGEKARVIDGAVPIVRLLSQGRGLAVIELRLPGGPPSGKTPRVRPRMLTTPASEPPADLTERIARFEEKARAAQEAGDEESSSFYRQKVRMLREEITAALAGEPWPEGAPAFRVSFEAVEASLAEAEWARELIQRYDETVAEVNLAHSRERGRPCPEPPDGGPSYVGGGTCEGCHAEATAFWRTTSHATAWLTLVQDQKTADLDCVGCHLTGWQRDGGVCRLHLIERAYAGLGAGGVQCEACHGPGSTHVREQDAASIRREPPAGLCRQCHRGLHSPDFEPAAYRAKILGPGHGQDAAREAPAAGEQQPPGPGGEAGR is encoded by the coding sequence GTGCGTGCCCAACAACTCCTGCCTCTGAGTACCCGCCTCGCCGCGGGCCTGAGCCTGCTCCTCCTCGCCCTGCCGGCCTGCAAGACGCCGGCGGGCGGCGCGGACGAGGTGCCGGCGGCGTCGCACGACACGCCGGTGCGGCTGGTGGTGCTCTCGGATCTGCGCGGCTACCTGGAGCCCTGCGGCTGCGTCCAGGACATGCTCGGGGGCCTGGCGCGCACCGCCGGACGGATCGAGGCCCTCTCCCGGGAGGGCCCCACCCTCTTCCTCGACGCCGGCCACACCCTCGGGGGAGGCGAAGCCGAGTCCGGCGCCGACGCCGGCGCGGCCGAGGTCCAGGCCCGGGCCAAGCACCAGACGATCATCGACGTGCTGCGCCAGCTCGACGTCCACACGGTGGTGGCGCCCTCCGACCGCAAGCTCCTGCCCTCCCTGGCGCGGCGCTGGGACGAGGCCGAGCTCTCCGAGCCCGGCAACGCGGTGAACGCCCAGATCTTCCCGCTCGGCTCCGAGCGGATCCTGGTGGCCCAGGCCGCGCTCGACGACCTGCCCGAGAGCGGCAAGAGCGACCGGGTGCTCGCCGGGCGGATCCGGCGCCTGATCGCCTCGGCCATCGGCACCGGCGCTCGCCCGGACTTCTCGGTCCTGCTGATGACCACCGGCGCCGCGACGGCACGCCGGATCGCCCCCCTGGTGGAGGGCGGGGTCGATCTGATCGTGGTCTCCGGCTACGACTCGGTGAAGGACGGGGAGAAGGCCCGCGTCATCGACGGCGCCGTCCCCATCGTGCGGCTCCTGAGCCAGGGCCGGGGCCTGGCCGTCATCGAGCTGCGCCTGCCGGGGGGGCCGCCCTCCGGGAAGACCCCGCGCGTGCGCCCGCGGATGCTGACGACGCCCGCGAGCGAGCCGCCGGCCGATCTCACCGAGCGCATCGCCCGCTTCGAGGAGAAGGCCCGGGCGGCCCAGGAGGCCGGGGACGAGGAGTCGAGCTCCTTCTACCGCCAGAAGGTGAGGATGCTCCGGGAGGAGATCACCGCCGCCCTCGCGGGGGAGCCCTGGCCCGAGGGGGCGCCGGCCTTCCGGGTGAGCTTCGAGGCGGTCGAGGCCTCGCTGGCCGAGGCGGAGTGGGCGCGGGAGCTGATCCAGCGCTACGACGAGACGGTGGCCGAGGTGAACCTCGCCCACTCCCGGGAGCGGGGCCGCCCCTGCCCGGAGCCGCCGGACGGGGGCCCGAGCTACGTCGGCGGCGGGACCTGCGAGGGCTGCCACGCGGAGGCGACCGCCTTCTGGCGGACGACCTCCCACGCGACCGCCTGGCTGACCCTGGTCCAGGATCAGAAGACCGCCGACCTCGACTGCGTGGGCTGCCACCTCACGGGCTGGCAGCGCGACGGCGGGGTCTGCCGCCTCCACCTGATCGAGCGCGCCTACGCCGGGCTGGGCGCCGGCGGCGTCCAGTGCGAGGCCTGCCACGGCCCCGGCAGCACCCACGTCCGGGAGCAGGACGCCGCCTCGATCCGGCGGGAGCCCCCCGCCGGGCTCTGCCGTCAGTGCCACCGCGGCCTGCACAGCCCCGACTTCGAGCCCGCCGCCTACCGGGCCAAGATCCTCGGACCGGGCCACGGCCAGGACGCCGCCCGGGAGGCGCCCGCCGCGGGGGAGCAGCAGCCTCCCGGCCCCGGGGGAGAGGCCGGGCGATGA
- a CDS encoding zf-TFIIB domain-containing protein: MDCPQCSGMEMEELATEDDLVFARCSECNGVWIDSGELSRALLRNRLPGLDALGGRVNLDEPAGTCAEDLADLMVIEASTNHAYPYAMCEVCGGVWLDNGGEGFQAEGADPILDEILEYFRGFAAAVH; the protein is encoded by the coding sequence ATGGACTGCCCGCAGTGTAGCGGTATGGAGATGGAGGAGCTGGCGACCGAAGACGATCTGGTCTTCGCCCGCTGCTCCGAATGCAACGGCGTCTGGATCGACTCGGGTGAGCTCTCGCGGGCCCTCCTGCGCAACCGGCTGCCCGGCCTCGACGCGCTCGGCGGCCGGGTGAACCTCGACGAACCCGCCGGGACCTGCGCCGAGGATCTCGCCGACCTGATGGTCATCGAGGCCTCGACCAACCACGCCTACCCCTACGCCATGTGCGAGGTCTGCGGCGGGGTCTGGCTCGACAATGGCGGCGAGGGCTTCCAGGCGGAGGGGGCCGACCCGATCCTGGACGAGATCCTCGAGTACTTCCGCGGCTTCGCCGCGGCCGTTCACTGA
- a CDS encoding DUF4388 domain-containing protein codes for MAFALKFISGKYQGGEFPLRPNREIVIGRSSELDMVLVEDMVSRKHAKIVTSESNVVIQDLGSTNGTFVNGEKIKKARLKEGDRILVGTSILKLIAKSSGGPVDEAEARVQMEEAAKKGKRDSTMSGRVEDVPVPDLLQLFQTSKRSGVLVIKAEQTGRVFLREGRVYYAVIGDDHDLGPQKAFNRIVAWEEGRFELSPPSDEEFMIELDEAPEALIMEALRQLDELRQVRQDLPSVDAVVELEKPIAAPLSDLEPDYLDVLQLVHNFTTHQDVLDQSEQGDLETSQILAHLIQKGYITEV; via the coding sequence ATGGCTTTTGCGCTCAAGTTCATCAGTGGGAAGTACCAGGGTGGTGAGTTTCCGCTGCGCCCGAACCGAGAGATCGTCATCGGGCGGAGCTCCGAGCTCGACATGGTCCTCGTGGAGGACATGGTCTCGCGCAAGCACGCGAAGATCGTGACCAGCGAGTCCAACGTCGTCATCCAGGACCTCGGCAGCACCAACGGCACCTTCGTCAACGGCGAGAAGATCAAGAAGGCTCGCCTCAAGGAGGGCGACCGGATCCTCGTCGGCACCTCGATCCTGAAGCTCATCGCCAAGTCGAGCGGCGGGCCGGTGGACGAGGCCGAGGCCCGGGTGCAGATGGAGGAGGCGGCCAAGAAGGGCAAGCGCGACTCCACCATGTCCGGCCGCGTCGAGGACGTGCCGGTGCCCGACCTCCTCCAGCTCTTCCAGACCAGCAAGCGCAGCGGCGTGCTGGTGATCAAGGCCGAGCAGACCGGCCGCGTCTTCCTGCGCGAGGGCAGGGTCTACTACGCCGTGATCGGAGACGATCACGACCTCGGACCCCAGAAGGCCTTCAACCGGATCGTCGCCTGGGAGGAGGGCCGCTTCGAGCTCTCTCCGCCCTCGGACGAGGAGTTCATGATCGAGCTCGACGAGGCCCCCGAGGCCCTGATCATGGAGGCCCTGCGCCAGCTCGACGAGCTGCGCCAGGTGCGCCAGGATCTCCCCTCGGTCGACGCCGTGGTAGAGCTCGAGAAGCCCATCGCGGCGCCCCTCTCCGACCTCGAGCCGGACTACCTCGACGTCCTGCAGCTGGTGCACAACTTCACCACGCACCAGGACGTCCTCGATCAGTCCGAGCAGGGGGACCTGGAGACCTCGCAGATCCTGGCCCACCTGATCCAGAAGGGCTACATCACCGAGGTGTGA